The Streptococcus viridans genome includes a window with the following:
- a CDS encoding LTA synthase family protein, translated as MKRKKKFNLKEFLLRNYQKLTRTQLYSLALLVLFLVINTYLVQHVIADNLGATGSVITLINHCGIYFGLATVVLVALISQYDLKRIFALKILVSYSVYLILSYSVEVALHINVPKYKIFDFAKNGFWQTNSIVFVSVLVVSSLLFSTIRQWFDNKAVNRKMRPIGKLFEYLLHSSILTTFVLTDSKIPSTLYRTTWYLFDGIGKTGGGKYSLSQFWFIEFKMLAFSILLTLIGLFFVKGQIDLVKNRSSFSLAVMTSISLAILTNTGVQVGLGVGDLLVGYSIFPGGVVFPILCLVFLYISLYVLINRYWFTTILIVFSSIFFVVGNAVKFSMRGEPILPSDLVWLSQPSVLFSFVDVSFMFIVIAVAVGLSVTYILGRRYIYTGKIIRSTIIRYLTLFALVLFGYKVYSIFDQKENGMISEKVPVITLLNNFQDTKWLGNSINARYRSLAYVWFNQLTTEVMIKPEGYSKEKMQEIEKKYSVQASEINQTRNEYVDQQTIIYVLSESFSDPSRIEGVTISRNPIPNIQNIKSRVTSGLMKSDGYGGGTANMEFQTLTGLPFYNISPTVSVLYSDVAPKMQHLISISDSFNSKNKEIIHFESKINYSRNVIYNRLAFDKFVSIDDKKDYNVGYQEIHVSDQSTYNSVLKDLDPKRSQFFSVITMQNHAPFIAGEPSDVTASGKDFSEDVNTRLTNYSRLLTFTDSATQDFLEKLSKIDKKITVVFYGDHLPGLYPESAFKNYPEGQYQTDYFIWSNFDAPKLDYPLVNSSDFSAMVFEQTNSKISPYYALLTEVLKKASVDKKALEGEAKEIAEDLKMVEYDLISGKGYLSQSFFEVPSAKN; from the coding sequence ATGAAGAGAAAAAAGAAGTTTAATTTAAAAGAGTTTCTTCTAAGAAACTATCAAAAATTAACGAGAACACAATTGTATTCTCTTGCTCTTCTTGTGTTATTCCTTGTCATTAATACGTATTTAGTTCAGCATGTTATTGCTGATAATCTAGGAGCAACAGGGTCCGTTATAACATTGATTAATCACTGTGGGATCTATTTTGGGCTTGCAACAGTCGTTTTAGTTGCCTTAATTTCTCAATATGATTTAAAGCGAATTTTTGCTTTAAAGATTCTTGTATCGTATAGTGTCTATTTAATTCTTTCCTATTCAGTTGAAGTTGCTCTTCATATTAATGTACCGAAGTATAAGATATTTGATTTTGCCAAGAATGGTTTTTGGCAGACTAATTCAATAGTTTTTGTATCGGTATTAGTTGTTAGTTCGCTTTTATTTTCAACTATTAGACAGTGGTTTGATAATAAGGCTGTTAACAGAAAGATGAGACCAATTGGAAAACTATTTGAATACTTATTGCATTCTAGTATTTTAACAACTTTTGTTTTAACGGATTCAAAAATTCCTTCAACTCTCTATCGTACGACCTGGTATTTGTTTGATGGTATTGGAAAAACTGGAGGAGGCAAATATTCTCTATCGCAATTTTGGTTTATTGAGTTTAAAATGCTTGCCTTCTCTATTCTTTTGACTCTTATCGGATTGTTTTTTGTCAAAGGTCAAATAGATTTAGTTAAAAATAGATCGAGTTTCTCACTGGCTGTCATGACTAGTATTAGTTTAGCCATCTTAACGAATACTGGTGTGCAAGTTGGACTTGGAGTAGGAGATTTATTAGTGGGTTATTCGATTTTTCCAGGTGGAGTCGTATTTCCTATCCTTTGTCTCGTGTTTCTATACATCTCTCTATATGTGTTAATTAATAGATATTGGTTTACGACGATTTTAATAGTCTTTAGTAGTATTTTTTTCGTTGTAGGCAATGCTGTTAAATTTAGTATGAGGGGCGAGCCAATTTTACCGAGTGATTTAGTCTGGTTATCTCAACCTTCCGTTTTATTTAGCTTTGTTGATGTCTCCTTTATGTTCATCGTCATAGCCGTTGCAGTAGGTCTATCAGTTACCTATATTCTCGGCAGACGGTATATTTATACAGGTAAAATTATTAGATCAACCATAATTCGATATCTTACCCTTTTTGCTCTGGTATTATTTGGTTATAAAGTATATTCGATCTTTGACCAAAAAGAGAATGGTATGATTTCAGAGAAAGTACCAGTTATCACCTTACTGAATAACTTTCAGGATACGAAATGGCTGGGGAATTCGATAAATGCAAGGTATCGATCACTAGCTTATGTATGGTTTAATCAATTGACAACAGAAGTCATGATAAAACCTGAGGGATACAGCAAAGAAAAAATGCAAGAGATTGAAAAGAAATACTCTGTGCAAGCTTCTGAAATTAATCAAACAAGAAATGAATATGTCGATCAACAGACCATCATTTATGTCCTGAGTGAGAGTTTTTCGGATCCAAGCAGAATCGAAGGAGTGACAATTTCTAGAAATCCTATCCCAAATATTCAAAACATAAAATCAAGAGTGACAAGTGGTTTAATGAAATCAGACGGCTACGGCGGTGGTACGGCTAATATGGAATTTCAAACCTTAACAGGCTTACCATTTTATAATATCAGCCCTACCGTCTCTGTTCTATACTCAGATGTTGCTCCAAAAATGCAACATTTAATTTCGATTAGTGATTCTTTTAATTCTAAAAATAAAGAAATCATACATTTCGAATCTAAAATCAATTATTCAAGAAATGTTATATACAATAGACTAGCTTTTGATAAGTTTGTAAGCATTGATGATAAAAAAGATTACAATGTAGGTTATCAGGAAATTCATGTCAGTGACCAATCAACCTATAATTCAGTATTAAAAGATTTAGATCCTAAGCGGAGTCAATTCTTTTCAGTCATTACGATGCAAAATCATGCGCCTTTTATTGCAGGTGAACCATCAGATGTAACTGCTTCTGGAAAAGATTTCTCAGAAGATGTGAATACTCGTTTGACAAATTATTCAAGGTTACTAACATTCACCGACAGCGCCACTCAAGATTTCCTAGAAAAGCTATCCAAAATCGATAAAAAGATTACAGTTGTCTTTTACGGAGATCATTTGCCTGGGTTGTATCCAGAATCTGCCTTTAAGAACTATCCAGAAGGTCAATACCAAACAGACTACTTTATTTGGAGTAATTTCGATGCTCCGAAGTTGGACTATCCTTTAGTCAATTCAAGTGATTTCTCTGCTATGGTCTTTGAACAGACCAACTCTAAAATCTCACCTTACTATGCTCTCTTGACTGAAGTTTTGAAGAAAGCAAGTGTTGATAAAAAAGCTTTAGAAGGAGAAGCTAAAGAGATTGCTGAAGATTTGAAGATGGTCGAGTATGATTTAATCAGTGGCAAAGGCTATCTATCCCAATCTTTCTTCGAGGTACCATCGGCGAAAAATTAA
- a CDS encoding DUF2142 domain-containing protein: protein MSLFDKEKLRNIIIAIVLILFSRIFLTSLFEFTLNKKVLILIIASVIYLLLFNSKDSAKLPRNAFLLIVIFGGFISVVKPVQYGLDEESHLPNVISVSDSPIFKYSNEKLEDYDSVFGYDALRNPGKKSSQYWYNVEHKDSKIRGTRVGFDNPAFLPNAIGWSIGRLISKKVYVSYYLGRIFEVIAFAILAYLALKISKVFREAIYLFSTFPAVLYIIAGYHYDYLYFGASLIALALLTNVLSEKNKVDKKYAIAFQCTTLLFAFSKFPFILTGSLLSVLPNRYYKDKRMRSFSSLLFLLNLFISFIYVGIIKLFPSGSSISGEGPGLFYFLTHPLPLLRTLFLAPHGIINDFISDPLKYVSEKSAFLIAASIFTFFFILFIIILRNKIELPKFFKYYSLLLLLGIAILIIVAISGDPRVYHTGDIVVGGVQGRYYYYILMFLPLYFGTWFHKKVGIADIAQSEDSNFDISLQYALIFLNILTISIGIYTQIQG, encoded by the coding sequence GTGAGTTTATTTGATAAAGAAAAGTTAAGGAATATTATCATTGCAATCGTCTTAATTTTGTTCTCAAGGATTTTTTTGACCAGTTTATTTGAATTTACTTTGAATAAGAAAGTTTTAATTCTAATAATAGCATCAGTTATCTACCTGTTACTGTTTAACTCCAAAGACTCTGCTAAATTACCACGGAATGCATTTTTGTTAATAGTTATATTTGGTGGTTTTATCTCTGTTGTTAAGCCAGTTCAATATGGATTGGATGAAGAATCTCACTTGCCAAACGTCATTAGTGTATCCGATAGCCCAATTTTTAAGTACTCGAATGAAAAGCTAGAAGATTATGATTCTGTATTTGGTTATGATGCGCTAAGAAATCCTGGGAAGAAATCTTCACAGTATTGGTATAATGTAGAACATAAAGATAGTAAAATTAGAGGAACAAGGGTTGGTTTTGACAATCCTGCTTTTCTCCCTAATGCTATTGGATGGTCCATTGGTAGATTAATTTCAAAAAAAGTATATGTTTCTTATTATTTAGGAAGAATTTTCGAAGTTATAGCGTTTGCGATTTTAGCCTATCTTGCATTAAAAATCAGTAAGGTATTTAGGGAAGCTATCTATCTTTTCTCTACATTCCCGGCTGTTTTGTATATTATCGCTGGTTACCATTATGATTACTTGTATTTTGGAGCTAGTTTAATTGCTTTAGCATTATTAACAAATGTTCTCTCTGAGAAAAATAAAGTTGATAAAAAATATGCAATTGCTTTTCAATGTACGACATTGCTTTTTGCATTTTCGAAATTCCCTTTTATTCTAACAGGAAGTTTATTATCTGTTTTACCAAATAGATATTACAAAGATAAAAGAATGAGGTCATTTTCTTCCTTGCTTTTTCTTTTAAATCTATTTATATCATTTATTTATGTTGGTATTATTAAACTATTCCCATCTGGAAGTTCCATATCAGGGGAAGGTCCAGGTCTATTCTATTTCTTAACGCATCCATTGCCATTGTTACGAACCTTATTCTTAGCACCGCATGGAATTATTAATGACTTTATTTCAGATCCATTAAAGTATGTTTCTGAAAAATCAGCATTTTTAATAGCAGCTTCAATTTTTACTTTCTTTTTCATTCTATTTATTATTATTCTTAGAAATAAGATTGAACTGCCTAAATTCTTTAAATATTACAGTTTGCTTTTACTTTTAGGTATAGCGATACTAATTATTGTTGCGATTTCTGGAGATCCTCGTGTATATCACACAGGTGATATTGTTGTTGGTGGGGTTCAAGGTCGTTACTATTATTATATTTTAATGTTTCTGCCACTTTATTTTGGGACATGGTTCCACAAAAAGGTGGGTATAGCGGATATTGCTCAAAGTGAGGATTCAAATTTTGATATATCGTTACAATATGCGCTCATCTTCTTAAACATTTTGACGATAAGTATTGGTATTTATACACAAATTCAGGGTTGA
- the cmk gene encoding (d)CMP kinase has product MKQIQIAIDGPASSGKSTVAKIIAKELGYTYLDTGAMYRAATYLALRHDLSEDDVEGLIELLDRYPVSFGRSEDGQQMVFVADVDVTHPIRDNEVTNNVSWVSALAPVRERLVAQQQQIAAQGGIVMDGRDIGTVVLPDAELKIFLVASVEERAERRYKENLSKGIETDLEVLKKEIAERDYKDSHREVSPLKPAADAIHFDTTGVGIDQVVAFIEEKAKKILDNPS; this is encoded by the coding sequence ATGAAACAGATTCAAATCGCGATTGATGGTCCTGCATCTAGCGGGAAGTCAACTGTTGCTAAGATTATTGCTAAAGAGCTAGGTTACACCTATCTGGATACGGGTGCCATGTACCGAGCAGCTACTTATTTGGCTCTTCGTCATGACCTTTCAGAAGATGATGTGGAAGGTTTGATAGAACTGTTGGATCGCTATCCAGTTAGTTTCGGACGCTCTGAAGATGGCCAACAGATGGTCTTTGTAGCAGATGTCGATGTGACACATCCTATCCGTGACAATGAAGTAACCAATAATGTCTCTTGGGTATCTGCCTTGGCACCTGTTCGTGAACGCTTGGTAGCGCAACAACAGCAGATTGCAGCTCAAGGTGGAATCGTGATGGATGGTCGCGATATTGGAACGGTTGTCCTGCCAGATGCAGAATTGAAGATTTTTTTAGTAGCTTCTGTAGAAGAACGAGCAGAGCGTCGCTATAAGGAAAATTTGAGCAAGGGCATTGAAACAGATTTAGAAGTATTGAAAAAAGAAATTGCTGAGCGGGACTATAAAGACAGTCACCGAGAGGTTTCTCCATTGAAACCAGCAGCAGATGCCATTCATTTTGATACGACTGGTGTCGGGATTGATCAAGTGGTTGCATTTATTGAAGAAAAAGCGAAAAAAATCCTTGACAATCCATCATAA
- a CDS encoding rhamnan synthesis F family protein, producing the protein MQRLLLYVHFNKFNFISGHVLYQLEKIRPLYSRVVFISNSQLPEDVKDHLSSQQLVDDILERQNSGFDFAAWRDGMKTVGFDQLAHFDSVTLMNDTCFGPLWDLEPIYQQFENDPEVDFWGMTNYRKDKDFNEHIQSYYLSFKKQVIESSTFHEFWQGVQDFTNVQDVIDHYETKVTTNFLDAGFRYKTVFNTIHEDTTGMLYPDFSYYNPTAILKHKVPFIKVKTIANNEGIMPYIFDELERVSDYPLDLILNHMSMIDCPDYPYLLSRKYLKNLELPGDFDKKVAVHLHVFYVDLLEEFLDAFQAFHFAYDLWITTDVEEKKQAIEKILSNRAQDATVVVTGNIGRDVLPMLLLKEQLSRYDYVGHFHTKKSKEADFWAGESWRKELIDMLVKPADQILANLEVNTKVGITIADIPTFFRYNRIVVAWNEALISPEMNKLWQRMGATKTIDFKNINTFVMSYGTFVWFKYDALKPLFDLNLTVADVPAEPLPQNSILHAIERLLVYIAWDQKYDFRISQNPHVLTPFIDNKQLNNREDLQPHTFVDFNQIGGIKGALKYILIGPARALKYIILRLLKRK; encoded by the coding sequence ATGCAACGTTTACTTCTATATGTTCACTTCAATAAATTTAACTTTATAAGTGGACATGTACTCTACCAATTAGAAAAAATTCGTCCCTTGTATTCACGGGTGGTCTTTATCTCTAATAGTCAGCTACCAGAAGATGTGAAGGATCATTTATCTTCCCAACAGTTGGTGGATGATATTCTTGAGCGCCAAAATAGTGGCTTTGACTTCGCTGCTTGGCGGGATGGAATGAAGACAGTCGGCTTTGACCAACTGGCCCACTTTGATTCTGTTACCCTCATGAATGATACCTGCTTTGGCCCTCTTTGGGATTTAGAACCAATTTATCAGCAGTTTGAAAATGACCCTGAAGTAGATTTCTGGGGAATGACCAATTACCGGAAAGACAAGGATTTTAACGAGCATATTCAAAGTTATTATCTTAGCTTTAAAAAACAGGTTATTGAATCAAGTACTTTCCATGAGTTTTGGCAGGGCGTTCAAGACTTTACCAATGTTCAAGATGTGATCGATCACTACGAGACCAAGGTCACAACGAATTTCTTGGATGCTGGTTTTCGCTATAAAACTGTCTTTAATACCATCCATGAAGATACAACAGGGATGCTCTATCCAGACTTTTCTTACTACAATCCTACAGCCATTCTCAAACATAAGGTTCCTTTTATCAAGGTCAAAACCATTGCAAACAATGAAGGAATCATGCCCTATATTTTTGACGAATTGGAGCGTGTATCAGACTATCCATTAGACTTGATTCTCAATCATATGTCTATGATTGATTGTCCGGACTATCCTTATTTGTTATCTCGTAAGTACTTGAAAAACCTAGAATTGCCAGGAGATTTCGATAAAAAAGTTGCGGTTCATCTCCATGTCTTTTATGTGGACCTTTTAGAAGAATTTTTAGATGCTTTCCAAGCTTTTCATTTTGCTTATGACTTATGGATTACGACAGATGTAGAAGAGAAGAAGCAGGCTATTGAGAAAATTCTTTCTAATCGGGCTCAAGATGCAACGGTTGTGGTGACTGGAAATATTGGGCGAGATGTGTTACCAATGTTGCTCTTAAAAGAGCAACTCTCTCGCTACGATTATGTCGGCCATTTCCATACTAAGAAATCCAAAGAAGCAGATTTCTGGGCGGGTGAATCTTGGAGGAAAGAATTGATTGACATGTTGGTTAAACCTGCAGATCAAATTCTTGCCAATTTGGAGGTCAATACAAAAGTCGGAATCACCATCGCAGATATTCCAACCTTCTTCCGCTACAATCGAATAGTGGTTGCTTGGAATGAGGCCCTCATTTCACCAGAGATGAACAAGCTCTGGCAACGGATGGGAGCGACCAAGACAATTGATTTCAAGAATATCAATACCTTTGTTATGAGTTATGGGACTTTTGTTTGGTTTAAGTATGATGCTTTGAAACCACTCTTTGATTTGAATTTGACAGTAGCAGATGTTCCAGCTGAACCTCTTCCTCAAAATTCGATCCTTCATGCGATTGAACGCTTATTAGTCTATATTGCTTGGGATCAAAAATATGACTTTAGGATCTCCCAAAATCCACACGTTCTCACACCATTTATCGATAATAAGCAGTTGAACAATCGTGAGGATCTCCAACCACATACCTTCGTGGACTTTAATCAAATCGGTGGGATTAAAGGAGCCTTGAAGTATATCTTGATTGGGCCAGCAAGAGCTTTGAAATATATTATATTGAGACTTCTCAAGAGAAAGTAG
- a CDS encoding SAG1386/EF1546 family surface-associated protein, protein MPKEPWEEEIYDDGEETLKRTNKLNGIKADRLLTILAIIFFIIIVAMVCFLIYLSTGGSDKKKQMSGFYNGETTVVAASSAPAAEQTEEASAEESEEGTITVLAGEGEAAIAARAGISIAELEQLNPSHMSTGSWYANPGDVVKIK, encoded by the coding sequence ATGCCGAAAGAGCCATGGGAAGAAGAAATTTATGATGACGGAGAAGAAACATTGAAACGAACAAACAAATTAAATGGGATAAAAGCTGATCGCTTGTTGACCATCTTGGCGATTATTTTCTTTATTATTATTGTAGCGATGGTCTGCTTCTTAATTTACCTTTCTACAGGTGGTAGCGATAAGAAAAAACAAATGAGCGGTTTCTATAATGGTGAAACAACAGTCGTTGCAGCAAGCAGTGCTCCAGCTGCAGAACAGACAGAGGAAGCAAGTGCAGAAGAATCTGAAGAAGGAACGATTACAGTCCTAGCTGGTGAAGGAGAGGCAGCGATTGCAGCGCGTGCTGGAATTTCGATTGCCGAATTGGAACAACTGAATCCATCTCACATGTCTACTGGATCATGGTATGCCAATCCAGGAGATGTCGTCAAGATTAAATAA
- a CDS encoding glycosyltransferase family 4 protein gives MKILFVSPVGAMFSGAEVSIVNLMKLLVQEGHEVYNVIPDNTPHIDKDYLRHMDTTGIKLFQLKTNQWWWPESKTLDISDLEIQASQQKNIDEVREIIQNEQIELVISNTVNVFQGAIAAACEKVRHFYIIHEFPFGEFGYYKELIPLIDDLSDKIFVVEGELYHTLTNYFTTDKLIPFIPYTEVQERPLKNSTISRFVSIGGINERKNQLELLAAYHQLDRKDIELVFIGGWDEQYKKLMDDYIQTHHLERVSFVGFHSDPWSLVTDKDILVLPAKLETFSLVFVESVLNGVPAIISDNLGHMSSSKFLETGNLYSLGDRDLLSQQMATVIENFDTYKEKQLLDQERARKKYNLETIYFDFKDNIEVETPIVNQKLTSKYARFFGMKFKNRDIEVIGKSQVVIYASNDGLHSIYHEITKERLENTGTVIFQLENEKSLKILLSEFPSSYKKLSLIALDDQREIPLATSNGIDFEDVLVFFNTHPHILFDLSTVSGNQFQFSYEKEDDEGFIKHQYNLAESYRKLTHEYNSVIHSRRWTIPTKILKFLRIRK, from the coding sequence ATGAAAATTTTATTTGTATCTCCTGTTGGAGCCATGTTTAGTGGAGCAGAAGTATCGATTGTGAACCTAATGAAGTTGTTAGTTCAAGAAGGTCATGAAGTTTATAATGTGATACCGGATAATACTCCACACATCGATAAAGATTATCTTCGTCATATGGATACCACTGGAATTAAACTATTTCAGTTAAAAACCAATCAGTGGTGGTGGCCTGAGTCTAAAACGCTGGATATTTCGGATTTAGAAATCCAAGCCTCTCAACAAAAGAATATTGATGAAGTAAGAGAAATCATTCAGAACGAACAGATTGAACTGGTTATTTCGAATACAGTAAATGTGTTTCAGGGAGCAATAGCTGCTGCATGTGAAAAGGTGAGACATTTTTATATTATTCATGAATTTCCTTTTGGCGAGTTTGGCTATTATAAGGAGCTAATTCCCTTAATTGATGATTTGTCTGATAAAATTTTTGTAGTCGAAGGGGAATTATACCACACTCTTACGAATTATTTTACGACTGATAAATTGATTCCGTTTATTCCCTATACAGAAGTTCAAGAGCGTCCGCTAAAGAATTCTACCATTTCTCGTTTTGTATCAATCGGTGGGATTAACGAACGAAAAAATCAGCTAGAGTTGCTCGCTGCTTATCATCAATTAGATCGGAAAGATATTGAACTGGTCTTTATCGGAGGATGGGATGAACAATACAAAAAGTTGATGGATGACTATATTCAAACGCATCATCTTGAGCGTGTGAGTTTTGTTGGGTTTCACTCGGATCCATGGTCCTTGGTGACAGATAAAGATATCCTTGTCTTACCTGCTAAATTAGAAACATTTTCTTTGGTATTTGTGGAATCAGTCCTAAATGGTGTTCCGGCAATCATTTCCGATAATTTAGGTCATATGTCTTCGAGTAAATTTTTAGAAACTGGGAACTTATATTCACTAGGGGATAGGGATTTGCTAAGTCAACAAATGGCTACAGTGATTGAGAATTTTGATACCTATAAAGAAAAACAACTACTGGATCAAGAACGCGCTCGAAAGAAGTATAATCTTGAAACAATCTATTTTGATTTTAAAGATAATATTGAAGTAGAAACACCAATTGTGAACCAAAAGCTAACCTCTAAGTATGCTCGATTTTTTGGGATGAAATTCAAGAATCGTGATATCGAAGTTATTGGTAAATCTCAAGTGGTTATCTATGCATCTAACGATGGACTGCACTCAATCTATCATGAAATAACAAAAGAGAGACTGGAAAATACGGGCACCGTTATCTTTCAGCTTGAAAATGAAAAAAGTCTAAAAATTTTACTTTCAGAATTTCCTAGCTCCTATAAAAAATTGTCATTGATAGCATTAGATGATCAGAGAGAAATTCCTCTTGCAACTTCAAATGGAATTGATTTCGAGGATGTTTTGGTTTTCTTTAATACCCATCCACACATTCTTTTTGATCTTTCAACTGTATCAGGAAATCAATTTCAATTTTCGTACGAAAAAGAGGATGACGAAGGATTTATTAAACACCAATACAATTTAGCTGAAAGTTATAGAAAATTAACTCATGAATACAACTCTGTCATCCATTCTCGACGTTGGACCATTCCAACAAAAATCTTGAAATTCTTAAGAATAAGGAAATAA
- a CDS encoding EbsA family protein has translation MIKIFGKIRYHWQPDLSMLITYWSLSVIPVFIGLALMYESSSIPTVVLFSFFLFMALLAVGVHRYFTIYDDGILRIITANPLTPIKVPISSIEKVEVTKNSIKLIFNDGSRSRTFCMRKWPKKYFINALALNDHFKGEIELTDNFIHVDYYQLYYADNEKSS, from the coding sequence ATGATTAAGATTTTTGGGAAAATCCGATACCATTGGCAGCCTGATTTATCCATGCTGATTACCTACTGGTCCTTATCGGTTATACCCGTCTTTATTGGATTAGCTCTGATGTATGAGAGTTCCAGTATCCCGACGGTGGTACTCTTTTCATTCTTTCTCTTTATGGCCTTACTGGCTGTAGGAGTGCATCGCTATTTTACGATATACGATGATGGGATTCTACGGATTATCACGGCGAACCCATTAACTCCTATAAAAGTTCCGATTTCATCGATTGAAAAAGTGGAAGTTACAAAGAATTCCATCAAGTTGATTTTCAATGATGGATCAAGAAGTCGGACCTTCTGTATGCGTAAGTGGCCCAAAAAATACTTTATCAATGCCTTGGCCTTGAATGATCATTTCAAGGGAGAGATTGAGTTGACTGATAACTTTATCCATGTGGACTATTATCAACTCTACTATGCAGATAATGAAAAAAGCTCTTAA
- a CDS encoding ABC transporter ATP-binding protein encodes MTDKQIAVKVDHVSKYFKLPTEATNSLRTAMVNRFKGIKGYKEQHVLKDISFEVEKGDFFGILGRNGSGKSTLLKIISEIYVPEKGSVTIDGKLVSFIELGVGFNPELTGRENVYMNGAMLGFSTAEIDAMYDDIVDFAELHDFMNQKLKNYSSGMQVRLAFSVAIKAQGDILILDEVLAVGDEAFQRKCNDYFQERKKSGKTTILVTHDMGAVKKYCNKAVLIENGLVKAIGDPFDVSDQYSFDNLESSSHPSGNEDEGLVTMEVEGFTARLLSPKKITPDDEVIIEFAFNLLDDSVNPHIAFSFVDISTGNGLYNDNSMDIPLSGVGSKKITYKCKLPYFNHVKLRLVAFLRDENQENLAILSTTNTPVFSIDRVVDRTNRSELDSSTGLLIRQGKWE; translated from the coding sequence ATGACAGATAAACAAATTGCAGTAAAAGTAGACCATGTCAGCAAGTACTTTAAGTTGCCAACAGAGGCAACCAACAGTCTTCGGACAGCTATGGTTAATCGCTTCAAAGGCATTAAAGGCTATAAAGAACAGCACGTTCTTAAGGATATTTCTTTTGAAGTAGAAAAAGGAGACTTTTTCGGGATCCTCGGAAGAAATGGTTCTGGAAAATCAACCCTCTTAAAAATTATTTCCGAAATCTATGTGCCGGAAAAAGGTTCCGTCACCATTGATGGGAAGTTGGTATCCTTTATCGAGCTTGGCGTCGGTTTCAACCCTGAACTGACTGGTCGAGAAAATGTCTATATGAACGGTGCCATGCTGGGCTTCTCAACAGCTGAAATTGATGCCATGTATGATGACATCGTAGACTTTGCTGAGTTGCATGACTTCATGAACCAGAAGCTCAAGAACTACTCATCAGGGATGCAGGTTCGTCTTGCTTTTTCAGTTGCCATTAAGGCCCAAGGCGATATCTTGATTTTGGACGAGGTCCTAGCAGTAGGAGACGAAGCCTTCCAGCGCAAGTGTAATGATTACTTCCAAGAACGCAAGAAATCAGGGAAAACCACTATCTTGGTTACCCATGATATGGGAGCCGTCAAGAAATATTGTAACAAGGCTGTTTTGATTGAAAATGGTTTAGTGAAGGCAATTGGTGATCCCTTTGATGTTTCAGATCAATATAGTTTTGACAATTTGGAATCGAGCTCCCATCCTAGTGGAAATGAAGATGAGGGCTTAGTCACAATGGAAGTTGAAGGTTTTACAGCTAGACTGCTTTCTCCTAAAAAAATAACTCCGGATGATGAGGTCATTATTGAGTTTGCATTTAATCTCTTAGATGATTCTGTTAATCCTCATATAGCCTTTTCATTTGTTGATATTTCTACTGGGAATGGACTTTATAACGATAATTCCATGGATATTCCATTATCTGGTGTCGGCTCTAAAAAAATCACTTATAAATGTAAGTTGCCGTACTTTAATCATGTGAAGTTAAGGCTAGTAGCATTTTTAAGAGACGAAAATCAAGAAAACTTAGCAATATTGTCGACAACGAACACTCCAGTCTTTTCAATTGATCGGGTTGTGGATCGAACAAATCGTTCAGAGTTGGATTCTTCTACTGGATTGTTAATCCGTCAAGGCAAGTGGGAATAA
- a CDS encoding ferredoxin: protein MKITLIPERCIACGLCQTYSDIFDYHDNGIVKFTSEDERLEKEFPTDVAIQEAVKNCPTRALIKD from the coding sequence ATGAAAATAACCTTAATACCTGAACGTTGTATCGCATGTGGCCTCTGCCAAACATACTCGGACATTTTTGACTATCATGATAATGGCATTGTTAAGTTCACCTCTGAGGATGAACGATTGGAAAAAGAGTTTCCTACCGATGTAGCCATCCAAGAAGCTGTTAAAAATTGTCCGACTCGAGCTCTTATCAAAGATTAA